A single window of Mycolicibacterium aurum DNA harbors:
- a CDS encoding amidohydrolase family protein, with protein sequence MHKDDLILVSIDDHVVEPPDMFLNHVPAKYKAEAPIVVTDDKGVDQWMYQGRPQGVSGLNAVVSWPPEEWGRDPAGFAEMRPGVYDVHERVRDMNRNGILASMCFPTFTGFSARHLNMHREDVTLVMVSAYNDWHIDEWAGSYPDRFIPIAVLPTWNPEAMCAEIRRVAAKGCRAVTMPELPHLEGLPSYHDDEYWGPVFRTLSEENVVMCLHIGTGFGAISMAPNAPIDNLIILATQVSAMCAQDLLWGPAMRNYPDLKFAFSEGGIGWIPFYLDRSDRHYTNQKWLRRDFGDKMPSDVFREHSLACYVTDKTSLKLRHEIGIDIIAWECDYPHSDCFWPDAPEQVLAELDAAGASDSDINKITWENSCRFFGWDPFALTPREQATAGALRAKATDVDVSIRPRAEWARLYDEKQFART encoded by the coding sequence GTGCACAAAGACGACCTGATCCTGGTGAGTATCGACGACCACGTGGTGGAACCGCCCGACATGTTCCTCAACCACGTTCCGGCCAAGTACAAGGCGGAGGCGCCCATCGTCGTGACCGACGACAAAGGCGTCGACCAGTGGATGTACCAGGGCAGGCCGCAGGGCGTGAGCGGACTCAACGCCGTGGTGTCCTGGCCCCCCGAGGAGTGGGGCCGCGATCCCGCCGGCTTCGCCGAGATGCGCCCGGGCGTGTACGACGTCCACGAGCGCGTGCGCGACATGAACCGCAACGGCATCCTGGCGTCGATGTGCTTTCCGACGTTCACCGGGTTCTCGGCCCGGCATCTGAACATGCATCGCGAAGACGTCACCTTGGTGATGGTGTCGGCGTACAACGACTGGCACATCGACGAATGGGCGGGCTCGTATCCCGACCGCTTCATCCCGATCGCGGTGTTGCCCACGTGGAATCCCGAGGCGATGTGCGCCGAGATCCGCCGTGTCGCGGCCAAGGGCTGCCGTGCGGTCACGATGCCGGAACTGCCACATCTCGAAGGGCTGCCGAGCTACCACGACGACGAGTACTGGGGCCCGGTGTTCCGCACACTCTCCGAAGAGAACGTGGTCATGTGCCTGCACATCGGCACCGGTTTCGGAGCGATCAGCATGGCGCCCAATGCCCCGATCGACAACCTGATCATCCTTGCGACCCAGGTCTCGGCCATGTGTGCCCAGGATCTGCTGTGGGGCCCGGCGATGCGCAACTACCCGGACCTGAAATTCGCCTTCTCCGAGGGGGGCATCGGCTGGATCCCGTTCTATCTGGATCGCAGCGACCGCCACTACACCAACCAGAAGTGGCTGCGCCGCGACTTCGGCGACAAGATGCCCAGCGACGTATTCCGGGAACACTCACTCGCGTGCTATGTCACCGACAAGACGTCGCTGAAGCTGCGCCATGAGATCGGTATCGACATCATCGCGTGGGAGTGCGACTACCCGCACTCGGACTGTTTCTGGCCCGATGCGCCCGAGCAGGTGCTGGCCGAGCTCGACGCCGCAGGCGCGTCCGACTCCGACATCAACAAGATCACCTGGGAGAACTCCTGCCGGTTCTTCGGCTGGGACCCGTTCGCGCTGACGCCGCGGGAGCAAGCCACCGCAGGGGCCCTGCGCGCCAAGGCAACCGACGTCGACGTGTCGATCCGCCCGCGGGCGGAATGGGCGCGGCTCTACGACGAGAAGCAGTTCGCGAGGACCTGA
- a CDS encoding AraC family transcriptional regulator, whose translation MTVSASSDRVLSRAARLPAQPVGGRRVIELRRGGQALGGSYLYEGDALITGWHSHEVHQIEYALHGVVEVETDSAHYLLPPQQAAWIPAGLEHQAVMNPDVKTVAVMFDRSLIADGGDRARILAVSPLIREMMIYALRWPIERARGDETSDRFFGTLAALVTEALDHEAPLSLPTSDNPIVAAAMDYTKQHLGTVTSEDVSRAVSVSERTLRRLFADTLGLSWRTYLLHARMLRAMALLAAPTQSVQETASAVGFDSVSSFTRAFSQFCGETPSAYRRRVASATD comes from the coding sequence GTGACCGTCTCTGCGTCTTCGGACAGAGTCTTGTCCAGAGCGGCCAGGTTGCCCGCTCAGCCAGTGGGTGGCCGCCGCGTCATCGAGTTGCGCCGCGGCGGTCAGGCGCTGGGCGGCAGCTATCTGTACGAAGGCGACGCTCTGATCACCGGCTGGCATTCGCATGAGGTACACCAGATCGAGTACGCCCTGCACGGTGTGGTCGAGGTGGAGACCGACTCCGCGCACTATCTGCTTCCGCCCCAGCAGGCCGCATGGATCCCGGCGGGGCTCGAACACCAGGCCGTGATGAACCCCGACGTCAAGACGGTCGCGGTCATGTTCGATCGCAGCCTGATCGCCGACGGCGGCGATCGGGCCCGGATCCTCGCGGTGTCCCCGCTGATCCGAGAGATGATGATCTACGCGCTGCGCTGGCCGATCGAGAGAGCTCGCGGCGACGAGACGTCGGACCGATTCTTCGGAACCCTGGCGGCGCTGGTCACCGAAGCGCTCGATCACGAAGCGCCACTGAGCCTTCCGACGTCCGACAACCCGATCGTCGCCGCGGCGATGGACTACACCAAACAGCACCTGGGCACGGTGACGTCCGAAGACGTCAGTCGAGCCGTGTCGGTTTCGGAGCGCACCCTGCGCAGACTGTTCGCGGACACGCTCGGATTGTCTTGGCGGACTTATCTTCTGCACGCACGCATGCTGCGCGCCATGGCGCTGCTCGCCGCCCCCACGCAGTCGGTGCAGGAGACCGCATCCGCGGTGGGTTTTGACAGCGTCAGCTCCTTCACCCGTGCGTTCTCGCAATTCTGCGGCGAAACGCCATCCGCGTACCGGCGACGGGTCGCCTCGGCGACGGACTGA
- a CDS encoding TetR/AcrR family transcriptional regulator, whose amino-acid sequence MVSEPSRRNAVEPRFIERIQAAALKSFAAHGTGASTMRGVAAAAGVSLGSVQHHFATKAGLIEAVDEYVLRLLTATIAQPLSDPPTDSVAEIGARINTLFVEQPEVAAYLGRALVDGSPVGAKIFDTLMTTGIARWQERHDRGELRDDVDLTWAAINSLVLALGAVSLRPHLDRHLPEPFITPNQLNRWRDATDALLREGLFRRPDSE is encoded by the coding sequence GTGGTTTCTGAACCGAGCCGGAGAAATGCCGTGGAGCCGCGGTTCATCGAGCGGATTCAGGCTGCGGCGCTGAAGAGTTTCGCCGCCCACGGCACGGGTGCCAGCACCATGCGGGGCGTGGCCGCTGCGGCGGGAGTATCGCTGGGGTCGGTGCAGCACCACTTTGCAACGAAGGCGGGCTTGATCGAGGCTGTCGACGAGTACGTCCTGCGGTTGCTCACCGCGACAATCGCCCAGCCTCTGTCGGATCCACCCACGGACTCCGTGGCCGAGATCGGCGCCAGGATAAACACGCTGTTCGTCGAACAGCCCGAGGTGGCGGCCTATCTGGGGCGGGCACTCGTCGACGGCAGTCCGGTGGGCGCCAAGATCTTCGACACGCTCATGACCACGGGGATCGCGCGATGGCAGGAACGCCATGACCGCGGGGAGTTACGCGACGACGTCGACCTTACGTGGGCGGCGATCAACAGTCTGGTTCTCGCTCTGGGTGCCGTCAGCCTTCGGCCTCACCTCGACCGGCACCTACCGGAACCTTTCATCACGCCCAATCAGCTCAACCGATGGCGGGACGCCACCGATGCGCTACTGCGGGAAGGGCTGTTCCGGCGTCCGGACTCCGAATAA
- a CDS encoding WhiB family transcriptional regulator, with product MSSITIEEEAWTAPCTRDPDRWTTVADDGAKALCRACPRRWQCAREACVMPGAVGLWAGIVLPEGGRNRQFALKQLRSLAERNGHPVRRR from the coding sequence ATGAGTTCGATAACGATCGAAGAGGAAGCGTGGACCGCGCCGTGTACGCGCGATCCCGACCGCTGGACCACAGTGGCCGACGACGGCGCCAAAGCGCTGTGTCGCGCGTGCCCGCGTCGCTGGCAGTGCGCGCGGGAGGCCTGCGTGATGCCTGGCGCAGTAGGGCTGTGGGCAGGCATCGTGCTGCCCGAGGGCGGGCGCAACCGCCAGTTTGCGCTCAAGCAACTGCGCTCGCTGGCAGAGCGCAACGGCCACCCGGTCAGGAGGAGATGA
- a CDS encoding alpha/beta fold hydrolase, translating to MSDLKFVHLHGDKVAYRDEGSGPETLLLLHGMAGSSQTWRAVMPQLSKRYRVIAPDLLGHGESAKPRSDYSLGAFAVFLRDLLDELGVSRVTVVGQSLGGGVAMQFVYQHPDYCQRLVLISSGGLGQDVGWTLRLLSAPGAELIMPVIAPPPVITIGNKLRSWLSAASIQSPRGAEMWSAYSSLSDPQTRQAFLRTLRSVVDYRGQAVSALNKMHLTTELPLMIIWGDQDRIIPVEHGHALDDLRPGCRLEVLPGVGHFPHVEKPNDVVDLLDDFMASTCQPSSDTPVRSPLG from the coding sequence ATGAGCGATCTGAAGTTCGTACACCTGCACGGCGACAAAGTGGCATATCGGGACGAGGGCAGCGGTCCCGAGACCCTGCTCTTGCTCCACGGCATGGCGGGAAGTTCGCAGACCTGGCGTGCCGTCATGCCGCAGCTGTCGAAGCGTTATCGCGTCATCGCCCCGGATCTCCTCGGGCACGGCGAATCGGCCAAGCCCCGCAGTGACTACTCCCTCGGCGCGTTCGCGGTCTTCCTCCGCGATCTGCTGGACGAACTGGGCGTCTCGCGAGTCACGGTGGTCGGTCAATCGCTGGGTGGCGGCGTCGCGATGCAGTTCGTCTATCAACACCCCGACTACTGCCAGCGGTTGGTCCTGATCAGCAGCGGTGGTCTCGGACAAGACGTCGGTTGGACACTTCGCCTGCTGTCGGCGCCGGGCGCAGAGCTCATCATGCCTGTCATCGCACCTCCTCCGGTCATCACCATCGGCAACAAGCTGCGCTCCTGGTTGTCCGCCGCGAGTATCCAGTCGCCCCGCGGAGCCGAGATGTGGAGTGCCTACTCATCGTTGTCGGACCCGCAGACCCGCCAGGCCTTCCTCCGCACGCTCAGATCGGTGGTCGACTATCGAGGGCAGGCGGTCAGCGCCCTGAATAAGATGCACCTGACCACCGAATTGCCCCTGATGATCATCTGGGGCGATCAGGACCGGATCATTCCCGTCGAGCACGGTCATGCACTCGACGACCTTCGGCCGGGTTGCCGCCTCGAAGTGCTGCCGGGCGTCGGACACTTCCCGCACGTCGAGAAGCCGAACGATGTCGTAGATCTTCTCGACGACTTCATGGCGTCGACGTGCCAGCCGTCCTCCGACACGCCCGTTCGCAGCCCACTCGGCTGA
- a CDS encoding lipoprotein LprD — translation MSTTRRRRPALILLMIAAASGCLALAWWQWTRFESTAGDFQNLGYAFQWPLFAGFCVYAYFKFVRLEDAPPEPRSQHTVTEIPAGLLPERPRPDPRAGVHSDEDADPTLREYNAYLAELAKADTDDQKKTGTGT, via the coding sequence GTGTCCACTACGCGGCGTAGGAGGCCGGCGCTCATCCTGTTGATGATCGCCGCCGCCAGCGGCTGTCTCGCCTTGGCGTGGTGGCAATGGACCCGTTTCGAATCGACCGCGGGCGACTTCCAGAACCTCGGGTACGCATTCCAGTGGCCGCTCTTCGCAGGATTCTGCGTGTACGCGTACTTCAAGTTCGTCCGCCTGGAAGACGCTCCGCCCGAGCCCCGCTCGCAGCACACTGTCACCGAGATCCCGGCGGGGTTGCTTCCCGAGCGACCCCGGCCGGACCCGCGCGCCGGCGTCCATTCCGACGAGGACGCCGATCCGACCCTGCGTGAATACAACGCCTACCTGGCCGAGCTGGCCAAAGCAGACACCGATGACCAGAAGAAGACAGGAACCGGTACGTGA
- a CDS encoding DUF3817 domain-containing protein, translating to MTAPESPPPITPVEAVRKALTGYRVLAWATGLWLIALCYEMVLKYGFNDDSLGWIAVVHGWVYFVYLLFTANLAVKVRWPIAKTVGVLLAGTIPLVGIVVEHFQTQNIKAQFGIT from the coding sequence GTGACCGCACCTGAATCCCCGCCACCCATCACCCCCGTCGAGGCCGTGCGCAAGGCACTCACCGGGTACCGCGTCCTGGCGTGGGCAACCGGCCTGTGGCTTATCGCCCTCTGCTACGAGATGGTGCTGAAGTACGGCTTCAACGACGACTCACTCGGCTGGATCGCGGTCGTGCACGGCTGGGTGTACTTCGTCTACCTGCTGTTCACCGCCAACTTGGCCGTCAAGGTGCGGTGGCCCATCGCCAAGACCGTCGGCGTACTGCTGGCAGGCACCATCCCCCTGGTCGGCATCGTGGTCGAGCACTTCCAGACGCAGAACATCAAGGCCCAGTTCGGCATCACCTAG
- the rdgB gene encoding RdgB/HAM1 family non-canonical purine NTP pyrophosphatase, with product MTRLLVASRNRKKLAELRRVLDGAGLSGLTLVALDEVPPFDEAPETGATFEENALAKARDAFAATGLPAVADDSGLEVDALNGMPGVLSARWSGRHGDDAANTALLLGQLGDVPDERRGAAFVSACALVFGPAESDHAVVRGEWAGSIVRATRGEGGFGYDPVFLPAASARTAAELTPAEKDAASHRGKALSALLPALRSLV from the coding sequence GTGACTCGCTTACTGGTCGCCAGCCGTAATCGCAAGAAGCTGGCCGAACTGCGCCGCGTGCTCGACGGCGCAGGACTGTCCGGTCTGACACTGGTCGCGCTCGACGAGGTGCCTCCGTTCGACGAGGCGCCGGAGACCGGAGCGACGTTCGAGGAGAACGCGTTGGCCAAGGCGCGTGACGCGTTCGCCGCCACCGGCCTGCCCGCCGTGGCCGACGACTCCGGCCTCGAGGTCGACGCGCTCAACGGTATGCCGGGGGTGCTGAGCGCGAGGTGGTCCGGGCGCCACGGCGACGACGCCGCGAACACCGCCCTACTCCTCGGTCAGCTGGGCGACGTACCGGATGAGCGCCGCGGTGCCGCGTTCGTGTCGGCGTGCGCGCTGGTGTTCGGGCCTGCCGAGTCCGACCACGCGGTGGTCCGGGGGGAGTGGGCCGGCAGCATCGTGCGGGCGACGCGCGGCGAGGGCGGGTTCGGCTACGACCCGGTGTTTCTGCCCGCGGCTTCGGCAAGGACAGCCGCGGAGCTGACGCCGGCGGAGAAGGATGCGGCGTCGCACCGGGGTAAGGCACTCTCGGCGCTGCTGCCCGCACTGCGGTCGCTGGTCTGA
- the rph gene encoding ribonuclease PH, with product MSRREDGRLDDELRPVTITRGFTTHPAGSVLVEFGQTRVMCTASVTEGVPRWRKGSGQGWLTAEYAMLPAATHDRSDRESVKGRVGGRTQEISRLVGRSLRACIDLAALGENTIAIDCDVLQADGGTRTAAITGAYVALSDAVTYLAAAGKLSDPRPLSCAIAAVSVGVVDGRIRVDLPYTEDSRAEVDMNVVATDTGTLVEIQGTGEGATFPRSTLDKMLDLAMASCDQLFEIQRSALDLPYPGVLPDSGEPTKKAFGS from the coding sequence GTGTCCAGACGAGAAGACGGCCGGCTCGACGACGAATTGCGCCCGGTCACGATCACCCGCGGCTTCACCACCCATCCTGCGGGTTCGGTCCTGGTGGAGTTCGGTCAGACCCGGGTCATGTGCACGGCGAGCGTCACCGAGGGTGTGCCGCGCTGGCGCAAGGGTTCAGGGCAGGGATGGCTGACAGCCGAGTACGCGATGCTGCCCGCGGCCACCCACGACCGCTCCGACCGCGAATCGGTCAAGGGACGCGTCGGCGGACGCACCCAGGAGATCAGCCGCCTGGTCGGACGGTCGCTGCGCGCCTGCATCGACCTGGCAGCGCTGGGGGAGAACACCATTGCGATCGACTGCGACGTGCTCCAGGCCGACGGCGGCACCAGGACCGCGGCCATCACCGGCGCCTACGTCGCACTGTCGGATGCCGTCACCTATCTCGCCGCTGCAGGCAAGCTGTCTGATCCGCGTCCGCTGTCGTGCGCGATCGCCGCGGTCAGCGTCGGCGTCGTCGACGGCCGTATCCGGGTGGACCTGCCCTACACCGAGGACTCGCGCGCGGAGGTGGACATGAACGTCGTCGCCACCGACACCGGCACCCTCGTCGAGATCCAGGGCACCGGGGAGGGCGCGACATTCCCGCGGTCCACGCTGGACAAGATGCTCGATCTCGCCATGGCCTCATGCGACCAGTTGTTCGAAATTCAGCGCAGCGCACTGGATTTGCCTTATCCCGGGGTGCTGCCGGACTCCGGTGAACCCACGAAGAAGGCGTTCGGAAGCTGA
- a CDS encoding cyclic nucleotide-degrading phosphodiesterase: MSVRITVLGCSGSVVGPDSPASGYLVSAPDTPPLVLDFGGGVLGALQRHADPNSVHVLLSHLHADHCLDLPGLFVWRRYHPTPAPERGVVYGPANTWARLGSASSPEGGEIDDFTDIFDVRHWVDNQEVQIGALTVLPRMVCHPTESYGMRITDPSGATLVYSGDTGYCDQLIDLARDADVFLCEASWTHSPSRPPRLHLSGTEAGRAAARAGVGELLLTHIPPWTSREDVISEAKAEFDGPVHAVVCNETFDISHR; encoded by the coding sequence GTGAGCGTGCGAATCACCGTACTCGGTTGCTCCGGCAGTGTGGTCGGTCCTGATTCGCCCGCGTCCGGATATCTCGTCAGTGCGCCCGACACCCCACCCCTGGTTCTCGACTTCGGTGGAGGTGTTCTCGGTGCTCTGCAACGGCACGCCGACCCCAATTCCGTGCACGTGTTGCTGTCGCATCTGCATGCCGACCACTGTCTGGATTTGCCGGGACTGTTCGTCTGGCGGCGCTACCATCCGACGCCCGCGCCGGAACGCGGCGTCGTCTACGGGCCCGCGAACACCTGGGCGCGGCTTGGTTCGGCGTCCTCGCCCGAGGGCGGGGAAATCGATGACTTCACCGACATCTTCGATGTCCGGCACTGGGTGGACAACCAGGAGGTGCAGATCGGTGCGCTGACGGTGTTACCCCGGATGGTGTGTCATCCCACCGAGTCCTACGGCATGCGGATCACCGATCCGTCCGGCGCCACCCTGGTTTACAGCGGCGACACCGGTTACTGCGATCAACTCATCGACTTGGCGCGCGACGCCGACGTGTTCCTGTGTGAGGCGTCGTGGACGCATTCCCCGTCGCGGCCGCCGCGGCTGCATCTGTCGGGCACCGAAGCCGGCCGGGCCGCGGCGCGTGCCGGCGTGGGCGAGTTGCTGCTCACCCACATTCCGCCGTGGACGTCGCGCGAGGATGTCATCAGCGAGGCGAAGGCCGAGTTCGACGGTCCGGTGCATGCCGTGGTGTGCAACGAGACGTTCGATATTTCACACCGCTGA
- the murI gene encoding glutamate racemase encodes MNAQQQAPIGIFDSGVGGLTVARAIIDQLPDEDIIYVGDTGNGPYGPLAIPEIRAHALAIGDDLAGRGIKALVIACNSASSACLRDARERYAPIPVVEVILPAVRRAVATTRNGRIGVIGTAATIASGAYQDAFTAARDIEVFGVACPRFVDFVERGVTSGRQVLGLAEGYLEPLQRAEVDTLVLGCTHYPMLSGLIQLAMGDHVTLVSSAEETAKDLLRVLSERELLKPHPDDGVQVPRRVFEATGDPEAFTALAARFLGPTLGGVRPVQRHAGLRT; translated from the coding sequence GTGAACGCACAGCAGCAGGCGCCCATCGGGATCTTCGACTCGGGGGTGGGCGGACTCACGGTTGCGCGGGCGATCATCGATCAGCTGCCCGACGAGGACATCATCTACGTCGGCGACACGGGCAACGGACCGTACGGGCCACTGGCCATACCCGAGATCCGGGCCCACGCGTTGGCGATCGGCGACGACCTCGCGGGCCGCGGTATCAAGGCCCTGGTGATCGCGTGCAACTCCGCGTCGTCGGCCTGCCTGCGCGATGCGCGGGAACGCTATGCCCCCATCCCGGTGGTCGAGGTGATCCTGCCTGCGGTCCGGCGCGCCGTCGCCACCACCCGCAATGGCCGGATCGGCGTCATCGGGACGGCGGCGACGATCGCCTCCGGCGCATACCAGGACGCGTTCACAGCAGCACGGGACATCGAGGTGTTCGGTGTCGCCTGCCCGCGTTTCGTCGATTTCGTCGAGCGCGGCGTGACGAGCGGGCGCCAGGTCCTGGGGCTGGCCGAGGGATACCTGGAGCCGCTGCAGCGGGCCGAGGTCGACACGCTGGTGCTGGGCTGCACGCACTATCCGATGCTCTCGGGTCTGATCCAGCTGGCCATGGGCGACCACGTGACGCTGGTGTCCAGCGCCGAGGAGACGGCAAAGGATCTACTCCGCGTGCTCTCCGAGCGTGAGTTGCTCAAACCCCACCCCGACGACGGGGTGCAGGTCCCGCGCCGAGTGTTCGAGGCAACAGGCGACCCTGAGGCTTTCACCGCACTTGCGGCGCGCTTCCTCGGGCCCACCCTCGGCGGTGTCCGGCCAGTTCAGCGTCACGCCGGCTTGCGAACATGA
- a CDS encoding rhomboid family protein: MTGTGGYSALPVEPKKRPAWVVGALTILSFVALLYVIEAYDSVTGHRLDSNGIRPLETDGLTGVLFAPLLHSNWEHLIANTGPALVLGFLMTLAGLSRFIFATAIIWILGGLGTWLIGNLGAPTYNGMVVETNHIGASGLIFGWLTFLIVFGFFTRKIWEIVTGVVVLFIYGSILLGVLPGTFGVSWQGHLCGAVAGVLAAYLLSGPERKTRALRRPVRPPSLNT, translated from the coding sequence ATGACGGGTACAGGCGGATACTCCGCGCTCCCGGTGGAGCCGAAGAAACGGCCGGCGTGGGTGGTCGGCGCACTGACCATCCTGTCGTTCGTCGCCTTGCTCTATGTCATCGAGGCCTACGACTCGGTGACGGGACATCGCCTCGACAGCAACGGCATTCGACCGCTCGAGACCGACGGCTTGACCGGCGTCCTGTTCGCGCCGCTGCTGCACTCGAACTGGGAGCACCTGATCGCCAATACGGGTCCGGCGCTCGTCCTCGGATTCCTGATGACCCTCGCGGGCTTGTCGCGGTTCATCTTCGCCACCGCCATCATCTGGATTCTCGGTGGCCTCGGAACATGGCTCATCGGCAACCTGGGTGCCCCCACCTACAACGGGATGGTCGTCGAGACCAACCACATCGGTGCCTCCGGTCTGATCTTCGGGTGGCTGACCTTTCTGATCGTGTTCGGCTTCTTCACCCGAAAGATCTGGGAGATCGTCACCGGCGTGGTGGTGCTGTTCATCTACGGCAGCATCCTGCTCGGCGTTCTGCCGGGGACCTTCGGTGTCTCGTGGCAGGGGCATCTGTGCGGCGCGGTCGCCGGCGTGCTGGCCGCCTATCTGCTGTCCGGGCCCGAGCGCAAGACCAGGGCGTTGCGGCGTCCGGTCCGACCGCCGTCACTGAACACGTGA